The following are encoded together in the Tribolium castaneum strain GA2 chromosome 3, icTriCast1.1, whole genome shotgun sequence genome:
- the LOC135265767 gene encoding uncharacterized protein LOC135265767 isoform X1, with the protein MSDSETTPSDCNSPQIQELNNLRHLLKLQRDRYTHLQILYQAVADFISTAGALNPELATKVENILHEQSCQQVDVLDNEYTQLLGLRSSGNSELSFNEGRTLRKEIGLILEHKYKKVCDEFLKATSQNVNSVDGRDGCDFSVRPEDNTLVVLKKKLEEQQQKYLENELTKEKILEDIAKLRLEKLPKVCDEKIKECQIRAQVGELRTKLACETSRIDVFMERSNSLKAYKELLKDIKEQQLECESEIKHLQKMREKYKQVACKQFDQILKSYVEYKAALSRKALNPSIILKSDTPMS; encoded by the exons ATGTCCGACTCAGAAACGACCCCCAGCGATTGTAACAGCCCCCAAATTCAAGAACTGAACAACTTGCGGCACCTCCTCAAATTACAACGCGACAGGTACACCCATCTCCAAATACTATACCAAGCTGTGGCCGATTTTATATCCACTGCTGGTGCCTTGAACCCTGAACTTGCAACCAAAgtggaaaatattttacatgAGCAAAGTTGCCAGCAAGTTGATGTGTTAGACAATGAATACACACAGTTACTAGGATTACGATCTTCAGGAAACAGTGAGTTAAGCTTTAACGAAGGTCGCACTCTCAGAAAAGAAATAGGGCTCATTTTGGAGCACAAATACAAGAAAGTTTGTGACGAGTTTTTGAAAGCAACTTCGCAGAATGTGAACTCAGTGGATGGTCGTGACGGTTGTGATTTCAGTGTCAGGCCTGAAGATAACACGTTGGTGGTGTTGAAGAAAAAACTGGAGGAGCAACAGCAAAAGTATTTAGAAAATGAATTAACTAAAGAGAAGATTTTGGAAGATATTGCTAAACTACGACtggaaaaattaccaaaagtgtgtgatgaaaaaataaaagaatgtcAAATAAGGGCCCAAGTGGGCGAACTAAGAACGAAACTTGCGTGCGAGACTTCCAGAATTGACGTATTTATGGAGAGAAGCAACTCGTTGAAAGCCTACAAGGAGCTGCTAAAGGATATAAAGGAGCAACAACTTGAATGTGAGAGCGAGATTAAACACTTGCAAAAGATGAGGGAGAAGTACAAACAAGTGGCCTGCAAGCAGTTTGATCAGATTTTGAAGTCCTACGTGGAATACAAAGCCGCGCTTTCAAGAAAG GCCCTCAACCCCAGTATCATCCTAAAGTCCGACACGCCAATGTCGTAA
- the LOC135265767 gene encoding uncharacterized protein LOC135265767 isoform X2 — MSDSETTPSDCNSPQIQELNNLRHLLKLQRDRYTHLQILYQAVADFISTAGALNPELATKVENILHEQSCQQVDVLDNEYTQLLGLRSSGNSELSFNEGRTLRKEIGLILEHKYKKVCDEFLKATSQNVNSVDGRDGCDFSVRPEDNTLVVLKKKLEEQQQKYLENELTKEKILEDIAKLRLEKLPKVCDEKIKECQIRAQVGELRTKLACETSRIDVFMERSNSLKAYKELLKDIKEQQLECESEIKHLQKMREKYKQVACKQFDQILKSYVEYKAALSRKGELQAESAKSIFLL, encoded by the exons ATGTCCGACTCAGAAACGACCCCCAGCGATTGTAACAGCCCCCAAATTCAAGAACTGAACAACTTGCGGCACCTCCTCAAATTACAACGCGACAGGTACACCCATCTCCAAATACTATACCAAGCTGTGGCCGATTTTATATCCACTGCTGGTGCCTTGAACCCTGAACTTGCAACCAAAgtggaaaatattttacatgAGCAAAGTTGCCAGCAAGTTGATGTGTTAGACAATGAATACACACAGTTACTAGGATTACGATCTTCAGGAAACAGTGAGTTAAGCTTTAACGAAGGTCGCACTCTCAGAAAAGAAATAGGGCTCATTTTGGAGCACAAATACAAGAAAGTTTGTGACGAGTTTTTGAAAGCAACTTCGCAGAATGTGAACTCAGTGGATGGTCGTGACGGTTGTGATTTCAGTGTCAGGCCTGAAGATAACACGTTGGTGGTGTTGAAGAAAAAACTGGAGGAGCAACAGCAAAAGTATTTAGAAAATGAATTAACTAAAGAGAAGATTTTGGAAGATATTGCTAAACTACGACtggaaaaattaccaaaagtgtgtgatgaaaaaataaaagaatgtcAAATAAGGGCCCAAGTGGGCGAACTAAGAACGAAACTTGCGTGCGAGACTTCCAGAATTGACGTATTTATGGAGAGAAGCAACTCGTTGAAAGCCTACAAGGAGCTGCTAAAGGATATAAAGGAGCAACAACTTGAATGTGAGAGCGAGATTAAACACTTGCAAAAGATGAGGGAGAAGTACAAACAAGTGGCCTGCAAGCAGTTTGATCAGATTTTGAAGTCCTACGTGGAATACAAAGCCGCGCTTTCAAGAAAG ggTGAACTACAGGccgagtctgctaaaagtatatttttactgtag